The Spirochaetaceae bacterium genome includes a window with the following:
- a CDS encoding zinc-binding dehydrogenase, with the protein GGGGGGGGGGGGGGGGGLSGGGPPWALGGGVLGPPKAVGVRETLITVKYDQQARLAADLGADHVVHVGGQNLGEYVSDLTDGVGMDVVIETVGAPGSFGDALAAVRPRGRVVLVSGHYDAAGVDLTRIVWSEALVTGSNCYGISGMETDFDAAIDLIASGKVEAAKLVSHRLPFDDIAEAFRISADKTRGAIKVHVVQE; encoded by the coding sequence GGGGGGGGGGGGGGGGGGGGGGGGGGGGGGGGGGGGGGGGGGGGGGGGGGGCTTTCCGGGGGGGGCCCCCCCTGGGCCTTGGGGGGGGGGGTTTTGGGCCCCCCCAAGGCGGTGGGCGTCCGCGAGACGCTGATCACGGTGAAGTACGACCAGCAGGCGCGGCTGGCGGCCGACCTGGGCGCCGACCACGTCGTGCACGTCGGCGGCCAGAACCTGGGCGAATACGTCAGCGACCTCACCGACGGCGTCGGCATGGACGTGGTCATCGAGACGGTCGGCGCCCCCGGCAGCTTCGGCGATGCGCTGGCCGCCGTGCGCCCGCGCGGCCGCGTGGTCCTGGTCTCCGGCCACTACGACGCCGCCGGCGTCGACCTGACCCGCATCGTGTGGTCGGAGGCGCTCGTCACCGGCTCCAACTGCTACGGCATCAGCGGCATGGAAACCGACTTCGACGCCGCCATCGACCTGATCGCTTCCGGCAAGGTGGAAGCGGCGAAGCTGGTCAGCCACCGGCTGCCGTTCGACGACATCGCCGAAGCGTTCCGCATCTCCGCCGACAAGACCCGCGGCGCAATCAAGGTGCACGTCGTCCAGGAGTAG
- a CDS encoding Uma2 family endonuclease, giving the protein MAEYHATAVPRPVEQRPVEHETPRLEFPGCRAVRITRAEIAECERRIEYWDAATETAWICEPTTSYHERPARLLARLAEVIARVRGSHVECYGSMDLLLRDERGEPQRIMQADESLYLHPAHARLPGAAMVVGEDDFPDVVLEVDHSTDARRGKLALYESWGFPELWVDVPDAPSASRPRARRPGLTIHLLEAGCYRVAAESRAFPGWTAAEIHQALNEAEPSARTSAVLERVGELLGAREGTGPDDDPLLRSQRRRGFERGRAEGRTEGHAKGLIAGVRRARAEMVRQLLLSRGIEVSPTFLTNAAFAATPEDVLISAALACEDEAAFRTAISRSGR; this is encoded by the coding sequence ATGGCTGAGTACCACGCCACCGCCGTGCCGCGCCCGGTCGAGCAGCGCCCGGTCGAGCACGAGACGCCGCGGCTGGAGTTTCCCGGCTGCCGTGCGGTGCGCATCACGCGCGCCGAGATCGCCGAATGCGAACGCCGCATCGAGTACTGGGACGCGGCCACCGAGACCGCCTGGATCTGTGAGCCGACCACTTCCTATCACGAGCGCCCGGCACGCCTGTTGGCGCGGTTGGCGGAGGTGATCGCCAGGGTGCGCGGCTCGCACGTCGAGTGCTACGGCTCGATGGACCTGTTGCTGCGCGACGAGCGCGGCGAGCCGCAACGCATCATGCAGGCCGACGAGTCCCTGTACCTGCATCCGGCGCACGCCAGGCTGCCGGGCGCCGCCATGGTGGTGGGCGAGGACGACTTCCCCGACGTGGTGCTGGAGGTGGACCACTCCACGGACGCTCGCCGTGGCAAGCTGGCGTTGTACGAGTCGTGGGGGTTCCCGGAACTGTGGGTGGACGTGCCGGACGCGCCGTCAGCGAGCCGGCCGCGGGCGCGGCGACCGGGGTTGACGATCCATCTGCTGGAGGCCGGCTGCTATCGGGTCGCGGCGGAGAGCCGCGCGTTCCCGGGCTGGACGGCGGCGGAGATCCACCAGGCGCTGAACGAGGCCGAGCCGTCGGCGCGCACCAGCGCAGTGTTGGAGCGGGTGGGCGAACTGCTCGGCGCACGGGAAGGAACCGGTCCGGACGACGACCCGCTGCTGCGTTCGCAACGGCGCCGGGGGTTCGAGCGCGGCCGCGCGGAAGGCCGCACGGAAGGCCACGCGAAAGGGCTCATTGCAGGCGTGCGCAGAGCCCGCGCGGAGATGGTGCGGCAGCTACTGCTGTCGCGAGGTATCGAGGTTTCGCCGACGTTCCTGACCAACGCGGCGTTCGCCGCCACCCCCGAGGACGTGCTGATCTCCGCGGCACTCGCCTGCGAGGACGAGGCCGCCTTCCGCACCGCCATCTCGCGGTCTGGACGGTAA
- a CDS encoding NADP-dependent oxidoreductase, translating to MTVNNRQWRLASYPEGMPSEDNWALSEGAVPEPESGELLVRSLYVDVAPYMRGRISRQQNYTSGVSVGEVMTAASVAEVVESKDGAWQAGDLVVATTGWQEYAAVPAGTARRVDPEVADLPHWLDFLGTNGPTAYFALIETGRIKPGDTVVISAAAGSVGQIAGQIARICGCRAIAVTSTEEKLAWCRQIGYHDGIAYRNEPDLAAALARVCPDGVDVYYDNTAGPILDAVFQNLATHARIVVVGTISLADRFDQPDIGPRFMRKILVSRARVEGFLAGDYGHRFDEAYRRLGGWQKSGALKSKFDIVEGFENLPGAFMRLLTSRNLGKQVVRVAEPS from the coding sequence ATGACGGTGAACAATCGACAGTGGCGGCTGGCTTCCTACCCGGAGGGCATGCCGAGCGAGGACAACTGGGCGCTTTCGGAGGGTGCGGTGCCGGAGCCGGAGAGCGGCGAGCTGCTGGTGCGGTCGCTGTACGTGGACGTGGCGCCCTACATGCGCGGGCGGATCAGTCGGCAGCAGAACTACACGAGCGGGGTGAGCGTCGGCGAGGTGATGACCGCGGCTTCGGTGGCCGAGGTGGTCGAATCGAAGGACGGCGCTTGGCAGGCGGGCGACCTGGTGGTGGCGACCACCGGCTGGCAGGAGTACGCGGCGGTGCCGGCGGGGACGGCCCGGCGCGTCGATCCGGAGGTGGCCGACCTGCCGCACTGGCTCGATTTCCTGGGCACCAACGGCCCGACCGCGTACTTCGCGCTGATCGAGACCGGGCGCATCAAGCCGGGCGACACGGTGGTGATCTCGGCGGCCGCCGGATCGGTGGGCCAGATCGCCGGCCAGATCGCCAGGATCTGCGGCTGCCGCGCCATCGCGGTCACCAGCACCGAGGAGAAGCTCGCCTGGTGCCGACAGATCGGCTACCACGACGGCATCGCCTACCGCAACGAGCCCGACCTCGCCGCCGCCCTTGCGCGCGTGTGCCCGGACGGCGTGGACGTGTACTACGACAACACCGCCGGGCCGATCCTCGACGCGGTGTTCCAGAACCTGGCCACCCACGCCCGCATCGTGGTGGTGGGGACCATCAGCCTTGCCGACCGCTTCGATCAGCCCGACATCGGGCCGCGCTTCATGCGCAAGATCCTGGTGTCGCGCGCCCGCGTGGAGGGGTTCCTGGCCGGCGACTACGGCCACCGCTTCGACGAGGCATACCGGCGGCTCGGGGGGTGGCAGAAGAGCGGCGCGCTGAAGTCGAAGTTCGACATCGTCGAGGGCTTCGAGAACCTGCCCGGCGCGTTCATGCGCCTGCTCACCAGCCGGAACCTCGGCAAGCAGGTCGTCCGCGTCGCCGAACCCTCATAG
- a CDS encoding Gfo/Idh/MocA family oxidoreductase, whose amino-acid sequence MAKIRVAQAGCGNRGWRHIEGWLAQSERFEIVALCELDEALMRSVADRYGLDVPQYGDADRMLAETEPDLFCFVTRPDVRLPMVELAAKHGVKGMAFEKPMALSLAEAHRIVELCRGAGIKATVCQQHVYTSSFQQLKRVLDAGGIGRVTEIHATTSGNLMDRGTHYTHYLLWASGFAQPKWVVGHVHGRTQLQDVHPSPDLCLVRLELAGGIYGLGEYGGVAPRYDSGDAWQVNRVTVRGTEGTAWAENTGIWAMQSRATGGEWTRGANPAYSKANPVAGWDWESPRIQGAYAGQIADWLHGSLADHPCNVEHAYTGFEVLAAACWSSLEQVRVDLPLADPSALTRDGADVFARLHTDLPDTPLLRPLN is encoded by the coding sequence ATGGCGAAGATACGGGTGGCGCAGGCGGGCTGCGGAAACCGCGGCTGGAGGCACATCGAGGGCTGGCTGGCGCAATCGGAGCGGTTCGAAATCGTGGCCCTGTGCGAGTTGGACGAGGCGCTCATGCGCTCGGTGGCCGACAGGTACGGGCTCGATGTGCCGCAGTACGGGGACGCCGACCGCATGCTGGCCGAGACCGAGCCCGACCTGTTCTGCTTCGTCACCCGGCCCGACGTACGGCTGCCGATGGTGGAGCTGGCCGCGAAGCACGGCGTGAAGGGCATGGCGTTCGAGAAGCCGATGGCGCTGTCGCTGGCGGAGGCACACCGCATTGTCGAACTGTGCCGCGGCGCCGGCATCAAGGCGACCGTGTGCCAGCAGCACGTCTATACCAGCTCGTTTCAGCAACTGAAGCGCGTGCTGGACGCCGGCGGCATCGGGCGGGTGACCGAGATCCATGCCACCACCAGCGGCAACCTGATGGACCGCGGCACCCACTACACCCATTACCTGCTGTGGGCGAGCGGCTTCGCGCAGCCGAAGTGGGTGGTGGGTCACGTGCACGGACGTACGCAACTGCAGGACGTGCACCCGTCGCCCGACCTGTGCCTGGTACGGCTGGAGCTGGCCGGCGGCATCTACGGCCTCGGCGAGTACGGCGGGGTGGCGCCGCGCTACGACTCCGGCGACGCCTGGCAGGTGAACCGGGTCACGGTGCGCGGCACCGAGGGCACGGCGTGGGCGGAAAACACCGGCATCTGGGCCATGCAGAGCCGTGCCACCGGGGGCGAGTGGACGCGCGGGGCCAACCCGGCGTACTCGAAGGCGAACCCGGTGGCCGGCTGGGACTGGGAGTCGCCGCGCATTCAGGGCGCCTACGCCGGCCAGATCGCCGACTGGCTGCACGGCTCGCTGGCCGACCACCCCTGCAACGTGGAACACGCCTACACCGGCTTCGAGGTGCTGGCCGCCGCCTGCTGGTCGAGCCTGGAGCAGGTACGCGTCGACCTGCCGCTCGCCGACCCCTCCGCCCTCACCCGCGACGGCGCCGACGTGTTTGCACGCCTGCACACCGACCTTCCCGACACCCCCCTCCTGCGCCCCCTGAACTGA